DNA from Conexivisphaera calida:
TGCCTCCCAAGTTCCATACCCCCTCTCAGTGCTTATTAACACGAGTGTGTTGAGCTATGCGGGACCTATCAATTAAGACGCCGCTCTACATGCTGGCCGCGGTCATAGCCGTCCCGATCGCCGTACTCTTCTACTCGGCGGGCCCTGTAGGGATAGCCTCATCATTCGAGGATCCACAGTTCATCTCTTCCCTTGGCCTTACGATGCTGGGGGCATCGATTGCGGCGGCATTAAACGTCGCGCTGGGGACACCTGCAGCCTACGCGCTTGCCCGAGGATTAATCCGGGGCGAGGGCGCGCTATACGATCTACTGCTATCGCCCGTATCAATCCCACACACGGTGGTCGGCATAATGCTGCTGATAATGTTCTCACCGGCGTCGCCGCTCCATTATCTGCTCGGCTCCCTCAATCCCCTCGATACGCTCTGGGGGATGATCCTGGCGATGTTCTATGTGTCAGCCCCCATCTACGTGATGTCCATGAGGGAGCATTTCGAGAGGTCGGACCTTGAAATGGAGCGCTTCCTGGGAAGTCTGGGGATGTCGCCCTCATCGATCTTCTACTCAGTGATCCTGAGGGGGTCTCTGGGGTCCATTGCCAGGATATCCTTGCTCAGCATGGGCCGCGCCATAAGCGAATTCGGATCCATCGTGATCCTTGCATACTCGGTGTCCATGGCACCCCTGTTCTACTATGTAAAGCCTGCAACTGTGCTGATCTGGTATAAATATGATGTGTATGGCCTGAGCGCAGCAGTCGGGTATGCCTCAGCGCTGCTCGTGGTAACGCTGATACTCTCCCTCCTAGCATACTTAGCAAGCGAGGATTGAACGGCATAGTCCTGAGGGGTTTCAGGGTCAAACGCGGCGGCTTCGCAGTGGGTCCCATAGACTTGAAAGTGGATGATGGGGAGAGGGCACTTATCTATGGGCCAAATGGCTCGGGGAAGACCACCATACTCCTAGGGATAATCGGCGCAGTAGATTCTGACGGCAGCGTGTCGGTTGCCGGTCAGGAGATATCCCATCTTCCCATACATGAGCGCGGTGTATCTTACGTGCCGGCCCAGCCGGTCCTACCGGGATGGATTGTTGTAAATGAGATGCTGCGCATGGCTGGGAGGCGTGAAACCGCGGTCGACCTACTGGAGAGGTTCGACTTAGGCTGGGCGCTGAATCGTCCAACGAACGCGCTGAGCACCGGCGAGCGGAAGCTCGTCCAAATACTCGTGGCGCTATCAAGCGACACAAAGGCTCTGCTCCTTGACGAGCCATTCTCAAATCTTTCACGTAACTGGGCTTCGCGCTTGGAGGAGCTGTTGAGGAGCGAGCCTCGTCCAACGATACTTACTCATCATGAGCGGATTCCCAAGTTCGACAAGTACGTGCGCCTGCCCCTGGCAGTGCAGGAAGATGGCTAGCAGAGCGATGGCCACGAACCACATGAAATACGGTGCGCGCGGGAATGCATCACATATGATCAGCACAATCGGCGGAGATGCAAGGGAATGCCGATCCTATTGAGCCAACGAGAC
Protein-coding regions in this window:
- a CDS encoding ABC transporter permease subunit — encoded protein: MRDLSIKTPLYMLAAVIAVPIAVLFYSAGPVGIASSFEDPQFISSLGLTMLGASIAAALNVALGTPAAYALARGLIRGEGALYDLLLSPVSIPHTVVGIMLLIMFSPASPLHYLLGSLNPLDTLWGMILAMFYVSAPIYVMSMREHFERSDLEMERFLGSLGMSPSSIFYSVILRGSLGSIARISLLSMGRAISEFGSIVILAYSVSMAPLFYYVKPATVLIWYKYDVYGLSAAVGYASALLVVTLILSLLAYLASED
- a CDS encoding ATP-binding cassette domain-containing protein, which translates into the protein MNGIVLRGFRVKRGGFAVGPIDLKVDDGERALIYGPNGSGKTTILLGIIGAVDSDGSVSVAGQEISHLPIHERGVSYVPAQPVLPGWIVVNEMLRMAGRRETAVDLLERFDLGWALNRPTNALSTGERKLVQILVALSSDTKALLLDEPFSNLSRNWASRLEELLRSEPRPTILTHHERIPKFDKYVRLPLAVQEDG